The DNA sequence GCTAAAAGAACTGTCTTTATTATGATTCAGGAGAAACGACGTTTTGTAGAACGCTGTAGCTACATCACTTCACCGGGATGGAGAATCCCTAAGTGGCCGGGTGGCGAATTCGTCCATAAAAAAGAGGTTTACGGCAAGGCTTTCCGGGGCGGTCCCTGGGCTGTTATATCCAATATGGGTGTCTATCATTTTGATGACGATGGAATAATATATCTAGATACGGTTCATCCAGGTTTTACCCCTGAACAGGTCAGAGAAAACTGCATGTTTGACTTGAATATTTCGAGGGTGAGCGGGGAAACCAAGCCTCCAACTTACAATGAGTTAGAACTACTTTACAAGACGGTTGATCCGGAAGGTATTTTCTTACCTTAAGAATAGCTGTAATCGAAGTAAACCATATAGGTAATTAATATGAAAACTAATGCTTAATACAAAAAAACACAAAAAAGATAAGCAATTCCTTGAAGAATTGCTTATCTTTTTTGTGTTTTTTCATAGATTGAACATATTTTCAATCTATGAAATCGCATTTAGTATGATTAGATTCGTCGAAGGGAATAAATAAACTAGCTCAATTAATAAACGATCCCTTTACGGGTTAAACCCTGAATTAGTAATATGAGGGAGGTCGAAATAATCATGAAGAAACTTTTGATCACGGGATTACTAGTCGGTACAGTAGCGATCGTTAGTGGGTGCGGTTCGCAAACCCCAGCTCCGACTCCAGCTCCACCCCCGGCTCCGCAAGTTCAATCACCAACCACTCAGACCGCGCCAACAACGGGCCAGACGCCTGCGTCATCCACCTCGACAACGACCACGGCGGCAAGCGGAAAAGATGTGTATGACCAAAAATGTGCGGGCTGTCATGGTGCAGGAGGTGCGGGTGGTTCCGCAGCAGCCCTGAATAAGGAAAGTAGGACTCAAGCTCAAGTTTATGAGGTTGTCAAGAAAGGTAAAGGAAGTATGCCTGCTTATGCTAATATGCTTAGTGATGCTGAAATGCAAGCGGTATCGCAATATGTGGCAGGCCTAAAAAAGTAGGCGTTGATATGTGGAAAGCACTCCTTCGAAACATCGAAGGAGTGCTTTGTCTATTATACAATAAATGATTTGGGCAGATGCCGTATTTGTTTATGGGATTTGGAAAAGAGTTTTTCCTAGTGTTGAGAGAAAAGGGGAATTCAAGATTTAAAGGTCAAGAACAGCAAAACACCGTTTAAAGTGATGATTAGGCTGACGACGCCTACTCCAATCCAGTTTGTTATTCGTCGATTGACCATTTCACCCATAATATCTTTGCGTTTTGTAATCAAAAGAAGGGGAATTATCGCTGATGGAAGAGCGAAACTCAATACCACCTGGCTCAAAATTAGGATTGTCATGGGATTTACTCCGAGAGCTAGAAGGGCTAAGGCGGGAATGACAGTAATGATACGGCGAACATTTGGCGGAATATCAAGGCCGATGAACCCATTCATCATGCATTCCCCTGCCATTGCACCCACGGCTGAGGAAGACAGCCCAGACGCAAGAAGTGCCAACCCAAAAGCTCCGCTAGAGAGGGATCCGAGTAGTGGAGACAAAGAACGGTGGGCTTCTTCTATCGTGTCAACAGGTAAGCCATTTGTGTAAAAAACAGAAGCGGAAACGATAACCATCGCAGCATTCACCAAAAAGGCAATATTCATAGCGATGATGATGTCAAGGCGTTCAAGTCGGAAATGTTTTTTATTCGCCACGAGATCATTCGCTGTTCGGCGACTTTTTACCAGATCAGAGTGAAGGTAGATCACATGGGGCATGACAGTTGCTCCGAGCATCCCAACGGCTATCAGTACGCTATTCGAACTTAGGCTGGGAATTAATGTATGATAAACAACTTCGCCCCAAGCAGGCTTGGCATAAAAAATCTCTGTGAAATAGGAGAGGCCAATGACCGCAATCAATACAGTAATAACGCGTTCAACAACATGTTGCCCAAACCGTTGTAAATATACGATCAAGAAGGTAACGCCGATAGTCAATAACCCAGAGGAAAGTAGAGGAATACCAAACAACAGATAGAAACCGAGTGTCGCACCCAAGAATTCGGCCATGTAAGTTGCCATGGCAGCTAACAAGGTAATGATCCAAAGGAAGATATTTACCGGCCGACTAAAAACTCGACCACAATGAGTCGCGAGATCCGTGCCAGTGGCGATTCCGAGTTTTGCAGAAAGTGTTTGTAAGAAAATGGCCATAAGATTGCTCCACAGAATGACCCAGAGAAGTGTGTAATTAAAGTTAGAACCTCCACTTATGTTTGTTGCAAAATTTCCGGGATCAATGTAGGCGACACTCACGATAAACGCCGGTCCTAGATATCTTGATAAGGCTTTGAGCTTATCTTGCCATGTTTCACGTATAAGCGGAATAGGTAAAGCAACATTGCGTGTAAGGATGGGGTTTACTCCTTCATTCATTAGAGAACACTCTCCATACTAAGGGTTTTTTCATACCCTGTCACACCACCTTTTCTTTCTATATTGACTGAAGTCCTATTTCTAGCGTATGGAATTGAGGGGGAAGGGGTGACATATTTTTTACAACTACCTTCCCATCGTATATAATGGAAGTATTAGCTATCAGACACTTCAATTAAGAAATGTCGTCAGTCATTTAAACGTTAATTTGGAGAATATTTAGATATTGTCGCAAAAGCTTGGAGAAGATACAAAAATATAACGAAAGGAAAAGGTGAAAATCATCGAAGGTCTGTTCTGGAGTTTCTTTAAGGTTTTTATTGCCTTTTTATTGGTTGGAATAAACGGTTTTTTTGTGGCTGCTGAATTTTCGATGGTAAAAGTCCGCAAAACACGATTGGCAGAACTTGCGGAGAATGGTTCACGAAGAGCCCAAACAGCTCTCGAAGTCACATCAAAACTAGATGCATACCTTTCCGCTAGTCAGCTTGGTATTACCCTCGCTTCCCTGGGCTTAGGTTGGCTTGGAGAACCAGCGATCGCGACTTTGATCGAACCGTTGTTCTTAGGTGTGGGCGGTTGGGATCCAGTCTATACGGAGTCCATCGCTGTTGCGATAGCTTTTTTACTCATTTCATTCCTACACATCGTGATGGGAGAGCTTGTCCCTAAATCTTTGGCCATCCAAAAGGATGAGAGTACTGCACTGGCTACTGCTGGCTTCTTAAAAGGTTTTTACCGGGTATTCTATCCGGTAATTTGGGCACTTAATAACTTGGCCAATCTTGTGTTGCGTATATGGAAAATTAAACCGGCCAATGAAGCTGATTTAGTGCATAGTGAAGAAGAATTGCGCATGTTGGTCGATGCCAGTCAGAAATATGGCTATCTGGATAAAATGGAAGGAAAACTCCTGGACAACGTGTTCGAGTTTTCAGACCGTATTGCGAGTGAAGTGATGATTCCTCGCCAAGATATGGTGTGTATCTTTGTTCAGGATACGTTTGAGGAGATTCTCGATATTGTGAACAAATATGGGCATACGCGTTACCTGTTGTGCGATGATGATAAAGACCATGTTCTCGGCTTAGTTCACATGCGAGACATCTTTCGGCTCAAGGAACAGTCGGACGTAAAAGATATCACTCAAATTAAGCGGGATGTCCTCGTCGTTCCTGAAGGAATGCCAATTTCACATCTAGTACAGAAGATGCGGAGTCAGCGAACCCATATGGCTATTATCGTAGACGAATTTGGGGGATCGGCGGGGCTTGTCACGATTGAAGACATGCTGGAAGAATTGGTCGGGGAAATCTATGATGAATTTGAGTTGGAACAGCCATCTATTCAGAAATTGGCTGAAAATGAGTATTTGCTTAACGGCCGGGTTTTGATGGAAGAAGTTTCAGAACTCCTTGACATTCAACTTGAAGAAGAAACGGTCTCTACCATTGGAGGCTATGTTTTTTCCCGTCTCGGTCGTAAGCCTGTCAAAGGGGATACAATCTATTTTGATGGATTCCATTTTGAAGTGATGGAGGTCAACGGGTTTAGAATTACCAAAGTGAAGGTTATGAGAAAGCCACCCGAAAGTAAAGCCGGCGAAGCGGCCAATGTTCATGAAGCGGTTTAATCCGCGGGGGGTCTACCTCTACCGAAGCAGAGCATAGAGGTCCTAACTGATAAAAAGTGGGAAGAAAGCCCAAGACGGCGTTAAACGTAGTCGTTAAGGGCTTTCATGGTTCGGGGTTCATTTTGCAATCAGGTCATTTGGGTACATAAATCGTTCGCTTAACGAATCATTACTTTGTTTCCCACTAACCAATAGTTGACTTGAATAAGATAGGCAAAAAGCTGTGGAATATCCATTAACTGTCCGAACCAGGGACGACCTGAAGGCATGGTATCTGAAAGCTTCATGAGATCTCGAAGGGCAGGGAGGTTGAGGAAGGGAAGAATCGGCGAAGACGGGTCTTCGAGGATCTGACTGAGCCAGGTGCGAACGGCAGAAAGATAACTAGGGTGATGAGTTTTTGGATAGGGGCTTTTGCGACGCCATAGCACATCGTCTGGCAAGATGCCAGTGAGGGCATGTCGCAGAAGTCCTTTTTCTCTACCTTCAAGTGCTTTCATCTCCCAAGGGATATTCCAGGCATATTCGACTAAACGATGGTCACAGAAGGGAACTCGGACCTCAAGTCCGGTAGCCATAGTCATTCGATCTTTACGATCGAGTAGAGTTGGCATGAAACGGGTTAAAGTTAAGTAGGTAATCTCGCGGATTCGGGTTTCACGTTGCAGATCTCCCTGAATGGTTCTACTGTCTTGGTGAGAAATGGAGGAAGACCCTGGTAGCTTGGAGATTTCTGCTAAAGCTTCTTCATAGCGTCTTGACAAATAGTCATGGGGCTGAAGGCGTGCAATAAGTTCAGGCGAAAGAATCTGTAAACGGTTTTCAACATGCAAAGCCCAAGGAAAGGTTTGCGCGTTGAGGGCATCTGGACGATGAAACCAAGGGTATCCGCCAAACACTTCGTCGGCGCATTCTCCAGACAAACCAACTGTTACTTTGTTCTTGATAGCGCGTGAGAAGAGTAGCAATGAGGCATCGACGTCGGCCATTCCAGGAAGGTCGCGAGCAAGCGTGGCCGCTTTTAAAGTTTCAACGAGTTGGGGAGTATCAAAAGCAAAGTTGGAGTGTTGGGTTTTGAAAGTTTGGGACATTCGTTCAATCCATGGACCGTCTGCATCAGGTTGAAAATCATTTGTATGAAAATATTTATCATTCTCAACATAATCTACAGAAAAAGTCGGAAGGGGTCCTTTTCCATTCTGGTTAAGGAATTCAGAAGCGATTGCTGTAATAGCACTCGAATCTAGACCTCCGGAGAGCAGAGTTCCGATCGGTACATCAGAGACCAATTGCCGTTTGACAGTATCCAGAAATAAGTCTCGTATCTTAGCAGTTGTCGTTTCTAAATCATCTTCATGGACGTTGTAAGGTAGGGCCCAATACCTTGTAATCTTCAGCCCATTTGCTGAATAGGTAAGAACATGCCCCGGTTTTAATTCGGAGATTCCGTCGTAAACTCCCATTCCTGGAGTACGTGCTGGTCCGACGAGGAAGACCTCAGCTAATCCTTCCCTACCAACAATGGGGGAAATATCCGGGTGTTGTAATATGGCTTTGAGTTCTGAAGCAAAGATAATTGAACCTGACTGTTCACTGTAGAAGAGGGGCTTAACTCCCAGGCGATCACGCCCAACAAACAGTTGCTGCTCTTTACTATCCCAGATTCCAAAGGCGAAAATTCCGTTTAAACGCTCTATGCAGGAGGGGCCCCATTCTAAGTAAGAGAGAAGTACTACTTCAGTATCAGAATGCCCTTCAAACCGGTATCCGAGACTCAAAAGTTCTTGGCGGATCTCGGGCGTATTATAGAGTTCACCATTATAAATCAGGGTATAAGTATGTTCACCTCGCTGGCGAATCATGGGCTGACGGCCCCCTTCGGGGTCAACAACAACCAGGCGTCGGTGCCCGAATGCAGCACGGGGGGAAATCCAGTACCCTTCTGCATCCGGACCCCGGGGTATAAGTGTTTGAGTCATTTGGATGAGAACATCCTTTTGAAGAGTTAGATCATGTCCCCAATCTACAAAACCTACAATTCCACACATGTTAATTCCTCCTCTAGTCGGTAAAGATAACCATTATCAATTAGATTTAATACACTCTATTCCCTTGTAGTTAAAAGTGTTCATGTTTTTCCCTAAGTTTTCTCCGCATTCGGAAGGGATTCCGAACGTTAATGAAGAAAATTAATAACCATACCTTGATTTTAAGGGAGGGATACCATGAATAATATTCAATATGACCCTGAACTGATTTTGAATGGATTCACAGAAGAAGTTTTAAAGGATTTAGCGAGAAAATTAAAACGAAAAATAAAAGCAACAAAAAACGAAAATATTCAGGAGATTTTGTCCCCTCCAAGAGGAAAACCTGAGGGTAAGGTTAAGGTTTGGCAAGAAATCAATCGGAATTTAAGAAAAGAATTAGAAGCCCTCTCAGAGGAAACATCGATGATGTTTTCTTCAGGTAATGTACCTCTAAAAGAACAATTTAAGGTAGGATACATGTTTACGCTGAGCTCAGACCCACAGATTAAAGCAATAGGAGAAAAATTATATTGTCAAGCTGCAGAGAGCAAAGATCAAGAGAGAGAGGAAAAAGAAGAAGCTATGGCAGCAATAGCCTTGGACTCTATGAAAGCTAGAGAAGAAGCCGATGAAATGCTAGAAGCCAGAGAAGAAGCCGATGAAACAATAGAAGTTAAAGAAGAAGCCGATAAAATGCTAGAAGCTAAAGAAGAAGCAGACGAAACGATAGAAGATAAAGAAGAAGCAGACGAAACGATAGAAGCTAAAGAAGAAGCAGACGAAACGATAGAGGCAAAAGAAGAAGCAGACGAAACGATAGAGGCAAAAGAAGAAGCAGACGAAACGATAGGGGCTATAGAGGAAGCAAACGAAATGATAGAAGCTAGACAAAGTAACGAAACGTTGGAAACTGGAGAAATGATGCAAGCAAGAGAAGTAAAAGTCATCATTGATAGGGCCTACGAACCTTCCATATTGAGGATGCCCTCCGGAGAAAAGGAAACTCAAGAAACCGAAGAACTCCACAAGAGGATTAGGACTTTAGAAAATAAGTTGAGAAAAGCCAATATGGACGGGCTCAGAGTCAAGGGACAGTTAGAAAAACTTAAAACAGACATGGTAGCGCTGAAATCTCAGTGGATTAGAGAAAAGGAAGAGGCAGGAAAATATCGTAATAGGGTGAGAGAACTTGAAGAGGAACGGGAAGATAAAGAAAAAGAGCTAGAATTACTGAGCCAGAAACTAGAACAGAAAAAGCCCCTGGCTCAACAAAAAGTAATGGAACAATCACCGCGAAGAGAACTACAAAAAGTTAAGGATGAACCATGTGCTGACATCGATCTTACAATATACCAGGGGCGAAAAGCTTTGATTTTTGCTGAACGTGACAATGAAATAGATAGTAGGCTCATTGCCTTGGGTATCATTCCAATTTGGGCTATGGAAATTGATTGGAATCGTCCACGACGGAGAATGTCGACGTGTGAACTTGTCCTCTATAAAATGAATGACGAGAAGCTTAAGAAAATTGATGAGATTAGGGATATTGCTAAGTACTGGAACATCCCGTGCAGTGAACTCTTGAATATCAGTGGGAGGACCGTCCATGATCAGAGATAGTAGGATCTGGAATTCAATCATAACTGGAAAACCAGTCATCGAAAGTATCGATGTGGATATAAACTCGCAGTCTTTACGGTTACAGGTGGATATGATTTCCATTTTGCCAGATAGTCTACACAAGGCTTTAGATGGACGTCGCCAAATTACGATTTGGGGTAAAGATTTAATGTTGGCCGGATTTCCGGATGAACTTGTGACAACCTCTCATTTTAGACAGTTCGAGATTAATGAGAACAGAAAATCACGGGCGAGGGAATTCTTTAAAAGTCGGCTCCTTTCTTTTACGGTAGAAGCTGTCAAGAAGGACACTCAAAGAGTATATTTTAACGGAAAAAATGTTGCTTTTCACGATACACCGATTACCTTTAATCCCTATACTTCGCAATTTACACCAATACCGATTATTGCAAGAGACGTACCAGCGGAGCGAGTTCAAAAGATTCTTTATGAGAAACTCCCTTCCATTGATTTTCTATCTTATCAATACCCAGAAGATCCCCCTTTAATTATAGGCTATCAGAATCATTTTTTTGGATGTAAATCCGGTTGGCTGGGAGAACTTAGGCAACACTGGCGTATTTATGTTGCTGAAGGGGAAGAAGTGACTTGTGTCCCAGCTGAAATTCCTGAAAGTAAAATTTTAAGGCGGGGAAACTTGGCGTTTCTGCTTGATGAGGATTTAAATGAAATCAGTAATCATTTGTTGTTTGGTGAACCTTTTCCAGCCAATGAGTTTATTAAACGGTTTAGCACATCAACTCAGGCATTCGTAATCTCAACAAGTCAGTCCTCATTTGAAAAATTCCCGGAAATTAAAACTGTGCCAAAAGTTAAGATGCCAGAGGTTCATTCTATGGTGAGAGATGCAATGACGCGACCTTCTGAAGTGCTTGAAGCTGGGATGCAGGATTTTGAGGTGCAGGAGGGCGTGGATAGTCGAGAGCAAACGTTTATCAATGACTTGAATCAAGTAGCTTTGTCGAATCAACTTGTGTATGACATGGAGGACCTTGTGAATTTTCATATAGCTATTAAAACAGGCGCCTTAGTGGTTTTAGCAGGAATGTCTGGAGTCGGGAAATCCCAGTTAGTCATTAACTATGCCCGTGCTTTAGGACTCTCAGGTGTGGATGAAGCTGGTGAAGAACGCAAACAATTCTTATTTATACCGGTTCGCCCGCACTGGAATGATGATGCTGACTTGATTGGTTTCTACGATGCGATTCACAAAATTTATCGTCCAGCGGAAACGGGTCTTGTTGATTTGCTCATTGAAGCGGCTAAAGAAGATAATAAAGACAAGCTCTATCTTATCTGTTTTGATGAGATGAACCTTGCACGGGTCGAACATTACTTTAGCCAATTTCTCAGCATTTTGGAGCTTTCGGAAGATCGATATCTAACATTATATAGTGAAAAACTCGCACCAGAGGTGTATAACCGGCACGAGTATTCGCCGAGGGTTCCCATCGGAAACAATGTGTTTTTTATTGGCACGGTTAACATCGATGAATCTTCGTTTCAATTTAGTGATAAAGTTCTCGACCGGGCGAATGTCATTAGTCTCAAAATATATGAATCATTGCGCGCTTGGAAAGCGATGTTCGAAGAAAGATCATTAGGAAAACCGTCTGAAGAACGAACTCAACTTTCGCCTGTGCCTGGAAATGTATTTGCTTCATGGTGTAATAATTCACCAAGTGAGATCGGTTTGTCGGATGCGGAAATCGATTTTCTAGATGAATTGAACTCAGTTCTTCGCAAAATTGACAAAGATCGGGTTGTAGGGTATCGAATTATTCGCCAAATTGGTTCTTATTTAAAAAATATCCCATCTAGTAAGGATGGGCAAGGTCTCCTGGATCGTGGTAAAGCATTTGATCTTCAATTAGTGCAACGGATCATGACGAAATTCAAGGGACCAGAATCGGATTTAGAACCCCTCTTTGGTAAATATTCCGAGCGAGAGCAGGCATACAGTCCAATTCTTCAGTTATTTGAAAAACACCGTGCGGTTTCGACATTCAGCTATTCCCGAGCTGTCTGCCATAAAAAGGCGAAGGAGCTTTTAGATCATGGCTACGCGTCTTGAGGATTCCGGTTTTTCTATTGTTTTTCTAATAGGCAGACAAGAGATGCCGCGATTGGTTACACCGGACAGCGTTATTGAGGTATTTGAACGAGAAAACCTATATGTTTCGTATACTTCGAATCAAGAGAATGCATACCTTTATATTGACGGTCTGGATGGATATGCCTCATTAAAGCTTCATCTTGATGAGGAAGGAATCCCGTGTCTTAGGCCAGGAACTCAACGCTTCTCTTTATATAGTGATGTCAATGAGGATTACCCTTTGATTCCTGGGGACTATATGATCTTCGTAAAAAGCAAAGGAGAAGTCTGCAGCTCGTTAGAAGCAACGTTAAGAATTAGACCTAATAATATAACGGAAGATCAACTAGACGTGATGCGTAATGAGCTTAACGAAATGGTCCAGGGGCTCGCTTTTGACCAAATTCGGACGAGTCCTGGGCTTAAACTCTTTGAAGAAAGAGGGGTGCTTCCCCCTCTGGTGTTGGCGGAGTTTGTGAGTCTAAATCATATGGTTAGGAAGCTTGAGGTAACCCTTGAAGATTTGACCCGCCGCCCGGATCAGTATCTCGAACGGCAGTATCGTGAAATAAAGGCCTGTGCGAACTCTAAACAGGATGCTAAGTCTTACCGCTGGTTGTTATCGGCTCAAGGACAACGTGCCAATGTTGATTCTAAGAGCGTAGTTCACCCAGAAGTTATCCTTGGAGTTATCGATTACCACACGTATAATACACCTGAAAACCGGATGGTGCTGGGCTTTCTTCATTATATTTTGTCTCAATTGGAATTCGTTTTGCAAGCCATAAGGTGCACGATTACAGAAGAGCAGAGGGCGATCGAAGCGAGAATTCCCTACGTTATGGTTCAAAAATCAACTAGCCACGAAGTTCGCGCCTTGAAGGCGAAAATTGTAAGTCTCGAATCGATGGAGCGTGAAATGCAAAAAGGGATTTTTAACGTCCGGAAATACATGGATCACCCTGTGTTAAAGGGACTAACACCGTTAAGCGCCTCTAATCAGTTTTCCCCGAAGATTCAACGAGATTGGCGGTATAAGAGAGTCTTCACTTGGTGGAAACAACTGAGAGCACAAGATTTTAAAGTTCCTTCACGTCATGATTTTAAGGTGCAGTGGAAGCGGACCGATGTTCTATACGAATATTGGTGTTACATGAAAACCATCATTGCGCTTGAACAATCGGGGTATACCCCTACTTCTGGTTGGATTTATGATGATTCATATAAAGTGAATCAAGAGTTTGTGTTCCCAGTGCTTCAAGATGATACGTTAGTGGAAATGGTCAAAGGTCCAATTCGCCTATCCGTGCTATTTAATGAGAAAATGCCCCGAGCGCGGCGCGGTGCACTGCGAAGTAAGCGCATTCTCTATATGGAAGGAACTAATTATAAGCCGGATATTCGAATTGACGTTTTCGATAATAATGTTTATTCCGGCTCCATAATCGTCGATGCCAAATACCGTAAGAAATTAAACATTTGGAATAATGACAGGATCGAAGACGAGAATCGTCCGAAGAATATGAATACCTTACAAAACTATTCTAACTCTCTGAAGTATGTTGAGGATCCAGCAGGGGTTTCTAAGGCTCTCAGAGTGATTGCCCTTCACCCAAGCTACGGGCCTGAGGTGGAAGACATTGAGGATACGAATGTGAGTCTCATTCAACTACGGCCGAAAGAGCGGTTATCGCATTACTCGGAGTATTTGGTGCGGATAATTGAGGGGTGAAGCGAGGAGAGCAGGTGCCTTTGCATGTTCGCTCGAAACTTATGTTGCTACTATTTGATTTTTGAGGAGATTTAAAATTGCTATTGAATGATTCCCACAGGGGTATGTTATATATTTTTTTATCCGCGATTCTTCTAAGTACAGGTGGCTTATTTATTAAAATTGTGCAGGCAAATCCACTAGCTATTGTAGCGTTGAGGTCGGGTATAGCAGGTCTGACATTGCTTCCCTTCTTAAGGGTAAAACATATCAAGCTGAGCGCTTCAACGATCGTCTATATTTTTTCATACACCGTGATGATGGTTGCTTTTGTGTCGGCTACAAAATACACGACGTCTGCAAATGCAGTTGCGCTTCAATATGCCGGTTCTTTATATTTGTTTTTATACAAAGTTTTCAGACGACAAATAAAAGTGCGACTGGGAAATGTAATGCCGATGGCGATGATCATGATGGGCATAATCGCATTCTTGTTAGAGCCCAGCAAAGGCCATAATATGGCGGGTAATTTATTGGCGGTGATCAGTGGGATTGCTTTAGCAGCTATGTTCGGAGCTCTGCCTCAAATCAAGGGTATTTCTCCCGTTTCATTGGTATGTTTAAGTAATTTAGCGATATTTGCCCTCGTTTTTCCCCTGATTCCATCTCATGAAAATCTCCTAGCTATAAGTTCACAGGGATGGATGGCCCTGATTTATTTAGGAGTCATTCAAGTAGCTCTTTCATATATTCTTAATACTAAGGGTGTTCAACTCACAAGCTCTTTGCAAGCCATGGTCTTAGCTATGTTTGAAGCAGTGATGAATCCATTATGGGTGTTTATTTTTATCGGCGAAGTTCCGTCAAGCTATGGATTTGTGGGAATAACGTTGATCCTGGGGGCTGTCTTATTTAATGTCATACAACAAAGCAACTATGAAAAAAGAAGTAGCTGATATAAAAGAGCAAGATTCAACTTTAATACAGAGTCCACATTGAAAAATCCGCCAGCTTTTAGACAGGGATGAAATGGCGGCTGAAAAACAATTAAAAAACAATCCGAAAATGAGCTTCGCACCTTGGTAATAAGGGTGCGAAGCTTTTTTAGACTTTAAATTCGGACCATTTGAATAAACTCAAACGTCAAACTTTTAAACTTGGATAGTTGGGGTTTATTACAAAGGCTTGTTTCTTCAAGGGGAACATCTCCTGAAAAATCCGACATAAGGTCAGATGTGTTTTTACAAGGACACT is a window from the Desulfosporosinus sp. Sb-LF genome containing:
- a CDS encoding DMT family transporter, which codes for MLYIFLSAILLSTGGLFIKIVQANPLAIVALRSGIAGLTLLPFLRVKHIKLSASTIVYIFSYTVMMVAFVSATKYTTSANAVALQYAGSLYLFLYKVFRRQIKVRLGNVMPMAMIMMGIIAFLLEPSKGHNMAGNLLAVISGIALAAMFGALPQIKGISPVSLVCLSNLAIFALVFPLIPSHENLLAISSQGWMALIYLGVIQVALSYILNTKGVQLTSSLQAMVLAMFEAVMNPLWVFIFIGEVPSSYGFVGITLILGAVLFNVIQQSNYEKRSS